In Nitrospinota bacterium, the DNA window TTAGTAAACACGGTGCGCATTTCCTGGGTATCCTTGTGCCGCCTGGGGTTCCTAAAATTATGGTGCCGTTAATGGTTCCTATCGAAATTATCAGTATGCTGGCAAGGCCTATTTCTCTGGCTGTGCGCTTATTCGCCAATATGACAGCAGGGCACACTGTTCTTGCAGTTTTGTTTGGGTTAGCCATGACAGGGCCATTGTGGCTGGGCTGGTTGCCATTTGGATTCACAATTATCATTAACGGCTTGGAAATCGCTATTGCGTTTATTCAGGCTTATATCTTCACAACGCTGACATGTGTATATATTGGCGATGTGATCAAGTTGCATTAATTTTTTGACAAATACTTAGGAGGAAAGAATGGGTTCAGAAGCTGCTGCATTAATTGGAATGGGATTGTGTGCCGCCGGTTTTTTCGGAGCCGCTTTGGGGATCGCGTATATATTTGCGAAAACCATTGAGACGGTTGGGCGTCAGCCTAACGCAGAGGCCCGGGTAGCAAAGTATTGCTGGATCGGTTTTGCGCTGGTAGAAGCGATCGCGCTGTACGCTCTGGTTATTGCCTTTATCATTATGCCGTAAAGGGGCTGAAAGCTTTCGCTGGTAAATGGCTTTTTGTGGGTAAGCATTCTCCCTTCTAGCCGTTGCTCTTTGGTCCCTCGCCAGGTGGCTGGGTACCACCCCCCTTGAATGGACGAATTTTTTTTAAGGATTGGATATGCCTCAATTTGAACAGGTGTCTGTTTTTGGCTCACTGATTTTCTGGTCGGTGATCTCTTTTGCTCTTTTATTTTTTCTTCTCAAAAGATTTGCGTTTCCTCCAATTCTGGAGGCGATTGAGATGCGGGAGAAAAAAATCCGCACTGATATTGAAGATTCAGAGAAACTGAAAGAAGAAGCGCAAAAAATAAAACAGGAGTTGGAGGAAACTCTAAAAGCCGCGCATGGCAAGGCCGAAACGATTGTGCAACTGGCCCATGATGAGGCCAAGAAGGCTCAGGAAAAAAGTCTTCAGGAAACCGAAGCTAAAGTCCGTCAGATTCAAAAAGACGCCGAGCAGGAAGTTCAAAGCTCACGCAATAAGCTTCTCCAGGAAATTCGCAGTTACACAGCTGCTTTGACAATTGCTTCTACAGAGAAGTTTCTGAAAAAAGCTTTGAATGAAGACGATAAGAAAAGGCTTGTGGAAGAATCCATAGAACAGGTGGTTCAGGAGTTGGAAAAACGTCAGAGAAACTGACTTTGACAAATAAGGTAAAACGATGCTTGAAAATCAGGTAGGAAAAAGATATGCCGAGGCCCTTTCCGGGAATATTTCCGATACAGGTACATTGGAAAAGGCTCTCGAAAATTTGAGGTCTTTCAATGAGGCCATGTTTACGGAGCCTGAATTGGCCCGTTTTTTTGAGCATCCTTCCATTTCATCGGAAAAGAAACAAAATGTGGTTAAGGAGATTTGCGACCGCCTGGAGGTAGATGAAAAAGTAACAAACATGATGACTTTGCTCAATGAGCGGGGCAAGGTTTTGTTTCTGGGCAAGATTGTTGAGTACTTTGAACAAGTAGTAGACCGCCGTTTGAACCAGACACGTGTCCAGGTCACTTCGGCTCATCCTTTGACTACTGAAAACATTGACCGGTTAAAAACCGCTCTCAATAAAATTTTAGGAAAAACTATTTTGATCGATACCGAGGTGGATGAGTCGCTGATAGGCGGCATCATGTTGCGCATCGGCGACCAAGTGGCGGATGACACCATTCGTAACCGTTTGGAGATCTTAAAACGAACGATAGAAAAAGAGGAGGTAGCCTAAGTGAATTTACGAGCCGATGAAATCAGTTCCTTGATTCAAAAGCAGATTGAAGGCTTTGAAGAAGGGATCGAGCTCAAGGAAACCGGACGGGTGATTTCTGTGGGCGACGGAATCGCGCGTATTTATGGTCTTGGAGAAGCCATGTCGGGTGAACTTCTGGAATTTCCCGGTGGTTTGGCGGGTATGGTCCTCAACCTTGAGGAAGACAATGTCGGAGCGGTTTTGCTCGGGCGTGATGAAGATATTAAGGAAGGAGATGAGGTAAAGCGAACCGGCCGTATCATGGAAGTTCCTATTGGCCCTGAGCTGGTTGGGCGGGTTGTGGATGGCTTGGGACAGCCTATTGACGGGAAAGGACCTGTTAAAACCGAAAAGTTTGGACCGATTGAAAGGGTTGCACCCGGTGTTATTGACAGGAAATCGGTTCATGAACCTATGCAAACAGGTATTAAAGCTATCGATGGCATGATTCCTGTTGGCAGGGGACAACGGGAATTGATCATTGGTGACCGCCAGACAGGCAAAACCGCCGTTGCCATTGATACCATTATCAATCAAAAAGGTCAGAACATGTTCTGCATCTATGTGGCGGTGGGGCAGAAACGCTCTACGGTTGCACGGGTGGTGAAATCATTGGAACAACATGGTGCGATGGAATATACCATTGTGGTTTCCGCATCAGCCAGTGACCCGGCTCCCATGCAGTTTATCGCTCCGTATGCAGGATGTGCCATGGGTGAGTATTTCCGGGATAACGGGCAACACTGCCTGATTGTTTATGATGATCTTAGTAAGCAGGCAGCCGCTTACAGACAATTATCGCTTTTATTAAGACGACCTCCGGGACGTGAAGCTTATCCCGGTGATGTATTCTTTCTGCACTCCAGATTGCTGGAGCGGTCCGCAAAAGTCAGTGATGAACTGGGTGCCGGGTCCATGACCGCCTTGCCGATTATTGAGACTCAGGCGGGTGACGTATCTGCGTACATTCCGACCAACGTAATTTCCATTACAGATGGTCAGATTTTCCTGGAAACAGACCTATTTTATTCTGGCGTGCGTCCCGCTATCAACGTTGGTTTGTCAGTCTCTCGTGTTGGTGGCGCGGCACAAATCAAGGGAATGAAGCAGGTTGCAGGTCAGCTGCGTCTTGATCTTGCGCAGTACCGTGAAATGGCCGCCTTCGCACAGTTTGGAAGTGACTTGGATGCAGCGACACAGGCACAACTTAACCGTGGTGAACGACTGGTGGAATTGCTCAAGCAGGATCAATATAAACCCTTGAGCGCAGTTCAACAGATCGTTTCCATATTCTCGGGTGTTCGTGGGCTGATCGATGATATTCCTGTCGCTGATGTCAAAAAGTTCGAAAATGGTCTTCTCAACTTTATGGAAGACAAGCATCAGGCGCTTTTGAATAAAATTGAAGAAGCCAAGAAACTTGATGATGACTCAGAGGCACAGTTAAAAGCAGCTATTGAGGAATTCAAGGGACTTTTTAAAAGTTAATCAATGCCAAATTTAAAAGAGATTAAACGACGCATTCGCAGCGTAAAAAATACGCAGCAGATTACCAAGGCCATGAAGCTGGTCTCGGCTTCCAAGTTGCGTAAGGCTCAGCAAGCGATTCTTGAAGCCCGGCCTTATGCCATTAAAATGATGGATGTGCTCAACCATCTTGCGGCACGCTGTAATAGTGATCTGCATCCTTTGCTGGATGTGCGCGACGGTAACCATCACTTATACCTTGTCATCACATCGGATAAGGGCTTGTGTGGCGGCTTTAACGCCAACATCATTCGTAAAACATCCCAGCATCTTGAGAACAACGCGCAGAATGACAACTCACTGATCATTGCTGGTAAAAAAGGCAATGATGTTTTTCGAAACCGGCAGGTAAATATTTCTGAGGAAATCATTGGCTGGACGAAAAAGTTTGATTATTTGAAAGCTCAGGAGATTGGCGAAAACCTTGCCAGTCAATTTTCCGGTAAAAAGGTTGATAAAGTCTTTATGGTCTATAACGAGTTTAAATCCGTGATGCAACAAGAGGTTATAGTGGAGCAATTGTTGCCCATTGTTCCAGAAAACCTTGAACATAAAGATGACACATTTGTAGTGGATTATATTTACGAGCCTGATGAAGAAGCAATTCTTGATGAACTGCTCAAACGTTATATGACTGTAGAAGTTTACCGGGCGTTTCTGGAGTCCAGTGCAAGTGAGCATGGCGCACGAATGACCGCCATGGACAGCGCAACACGTAACGCCGGTGAAATGATAGGTTCATTAACCCTTACTTATAATCAGGCTCGGCAGGCATACATCACTAAAGAATTGATAGAAATCGTAAATGGCGCTGAAGCCCTGAAGGGCTGATGGTGTTGAAGATATTGAATCTAATGGAGACGAAGGAATGAACAAGGGAAAAATCATCCAAGTCATGGGACCCGTTGTAGACGTGAGTTTTGAAGACGGTGTTTTGCCTGAACTTTATAACGCGGTCAAAATCGAACGTCCTGGTGAAGGCGGCGAGAATGAAACTCTGGTTTGTGAAGTGGCGCAACACCTTGGTGATAATGCTGTCCGCTCTGTAGCCATGCATTCTACTGATGGATTGGTTCGAGGTATGGAAGTTATCGATAGTGGTGCTCCTATCACTGTTCCTGTTGGAGAAGAAGTTCTCGGGCGAATTCTAAATGTTGTGGGTGACCCGGTAGATAAGAAGCCTCCCGTAGAGTCAAAAGCCAATTGGAGCATTCACCGTGATGCCCCTGCTTTCGAAGAGCAGGACACTAAAATGGAAATGCTTGAAACCGGAATTAAAGTTATCGACTTATTGGAGCCTTACCTAAAGGGTGGAAAAACTGGCCTGTTTGGTGGCGCGGGTGTGGGCAAGACTGTTTTGATCATGGAATTGATCCGTAATATTGGTGCCGAGCATGGTGGTTTCTCTGTGTTTGCAGGAGTGGGTGAGCGAACCCGTGAAGGTAATGACCTCTATCACGAGATGGTGGAGTCGGACGTTATCGACAAGACGGCTTTGATTTATGGACAAATGACGGAACCTCCGGGAGCGCGTATGCGTGTGGGACTTACCGGACTGACATGTGCTGAATATTTTCGTGATGAAGGGGGTAAGGACGTTCTGCTCTTTATCGATAATGTTTTCCGTTTTTCACAGGCCGGCTCTGAAGTATCCGCGTTATTGGGACGTATTCCTTCGGCGGTAGGTTATCAGCCTACGCTGGCAACCGAAATGGGCAATATGCAGGAGCGCATTACATCTACCAAAAAAGGATCGATCACCTCGGTTCAGGCGATTTATGTTCCTGCTGATGACTTAACAGACCCCGCCCCAGCAACTACTTTCTCACATTTGGATGCGACGACTGTATTGAACCGTAGAATTTCTGAGTTGGGCATTTACCCTGCTGTGGATCCGCTGGACTCGACTTCACGAATTCTGGACCCTGAAGTGTTGGGTGATGATCATTACAACACTGCTCGAGGAGTGCAACAAGTCTTGCAGCGTTATAAAGATTTGCAGGATATCATTGCAATTCTGGGTATGGATGAGCTTTCAGAAGAAGACAAGCAGGTGGTTTCCCGTGCAAGAAAAATCCAAAAATATTTATCACAACCATTCTTCGTTGCTGAAGTCTTTACCGGGTCACCGGGAAAATATGTAAAAGTACAAGATACGATTGAAGGTTTCAAGCACATCCTTGAAGGGCGTGGTGATGATATTTCTGAACAAGCTTTTTATATGGTGGGAACCTTGGATGAAGTACACGCAAAACAGAAAGAATTGGATAAAAAATCAGCATGAGCCAGAAACTAATACTTAGCATTGTAACTCCTGAAAAACATCTTGTAGCGGAAGAGGTAGATCAAGTCAATGCTCCAGGTACTGAGGGCGACTTGGGTATTCTTTATGATCACGCACCCATTCTTACTAATCTTCGTTCAGGACAGTTGTCTTATGAAAAAGATGGTGAGAAGACTGCTCTGATTGTCAGTGGTGGTTACTTAGAAGTGACGGATAATAGAGTGACTATTTTAGCTGAAACGGGCGAATTTTTACATGAAATTGATCGTGAGCGCGCTGAACGTGCACACGCAGATGCAGAAAAACTTTTAGACCAGTCCGATCTTTCCGAAGAAGAGTTCATTGAAGCACAGAAAAAACTATTCCGTGCTGTTGCGCGTCTTGAACACTTCGATAATAATTAGTTCCTTACATTTTAGGCGTTTCCTAAAGTAGTTTACTTTCCGGCTTATAGCTTCTTAAAGATCAGAATACCTCATTAAAAATCTTTATCTTTATGTATTTTATTTTAATAAAGTTTAGTTGGGTGAATCAGGTTCTAAATTTGTGAACTTCGAAGTGGCTTTGAATTGATATTCAGGATATTCATATACTGGCATTCGAGGTTCTGTTCTCCCAATAGAATACCCCCAAATACTAGTGTATTCTGAGACATCTTCACCCATTTCTTCAAGATTCTTTAGGTATTCACTAATAGATTTGGATTCAATGATAATCACTTTCCCCATTTTATTGATAATGGGGCTGTGTAGTCTATTTGCGTCATGCTCGAATTCCAAAATTCGCCGGCCATAACGCGTAATTCCAATGACTCTAAATGATAAGCTTTTTCCTATGCCTGGTAAATTGAGGATATTCCGGTCGGTAGATAGAAACGGCAAATTAGCCGAGCACCTTAACTTCTCTATATTCTTCACCATATTTTCAGCTTCAAGTGAAAATTGGTGGATTTTTGATTTAGTTTTTTCAGGGAGCAGACCAAAAACCTTTTCTTCCATTTGTTCTTGAACAGCCCGCGCATTGGTGGCAAAGTTATGTTGGTTCTCCATATATCCTTTTGTGGAAAAAGTGTAGTATCCAAGCACTCCGATTTTATTCAAGATTTTTCTGAGTTTGGCAGTATGGCCTCTTCGTGAAGATGCCGTGGTCAATACATGTTGGTTGGTTAAAGTCCATCCCGCGGAAATAAGTTTTCTGATTCCTTCCCGGGCTTCAGGGGTTACTTCCATCGGGCATTCAAAATGAGTTTGTACGAAGAATTGTGTGATACCGATTTTGGATGCCTTGGATTTGAATTCGGCCAGAATTTTGACAAGTTTATTGGTGATTCGTTGAGGAATATAGACCGGAAGGCGCGTTCCCAGCCTGACCCGAACGATCTCGGCATATTTGTCGCCCTCATTCCTTGATTTATTTGCCTCTTTTTTCCGGGTGGCCATTTGATAAATAGCCTCCAATACCTCATGAAGAGACTTATCCGAACTCATCAAGGCATCACCGCCGGTAATTAAAATATCCCGAAGCTGTGAATCGTTTTCAAAATAATCCATCAGACACTTCAGTTTTTCAGGCCAGGTTTTCTTAGGTTGAAGTTTATTCAAATCAAAATTAAGACGACCACTTTGAAAATCGTACATTCTTTGACAGGATTGGCATAAACCCCCACAGGCTCTGCCTACAGTATCCGGGATCAAAATAGCGACTTCGGGGTAACGCCTATGAACGTTGTTGTGTGTGGGCAATAACCAACCGGCCGCGTTAGGTTTTCCAGGTTCAACTTTGTCTTCTTTCTCCCAAGCCACGATATTGCCGAATTCTTCGACAAGTTGTTTGCTATAAATTACATAATCCCTAATGGCCAAATCCGCTCCAATGGCAAAGTATGGGGCCTTGATATGGAGTAAAGATAAGTAGTAAGGGTTTACAAAAAATGGTACCCCCGCGTTTTTTGCGCTTTTTAAAATTTGCATTGTGTCCGGGTCGAGCGAGTATCCAAGCATTTCATTCAACAGGCCGGGAGAACGTATGGCAAAGTTGAGATGAAAATGGCTGTCATTCCACCATTTCATTGCGGTTGAATATTTCTCTTCTGGTGACAGACCTGGTTCAAACTTGAAACTTCTACTGGAAATTTCGCCATTTTCCATTTTGGCAATTATAATTTTAAGTATTCGCTCCTTATTTTCTTCCCTCAATTGGACGATTCGAGAATCAAGGCCGGAAGGCCATCGATCCATCCACTTCTCAATCATGTTTCTGGTTGGAGGTTGATGAGCCATTTCTCCCCTCAGTTGCCTGAATAAATAAATCATGTCTTCAAAAAAATAAGGTTTAGCTCCTCCGATCCCATGTCTCGCTGCCAGCCAAACCATCTTGATGGGGTTATTGATAGCAATTTCACCTCTTAAATTTAAGTCTTCAAATTCCCTTCCCGCGTTATTGATATAGTCCAGTAACCTTATTGATGCATAATCCGGCCATTTGATAGACTCGAACGTTTTTCTATCAACATATTCCTTTTTATAAAAATCTAGTGCTTCAGGGTTTTCTTCAAGAACTCCCATGATCCAGTTTCTAACTTCCTCAAGCGCTTCAATTTCATTTTTTGTTTTTTTCATTATTTTATCTAAATCGGGATTTTCCTGAAGGAGTTGTTTGAGCAGGTTATGTGATTTGGGATCTATGGAGATTTTATCCAACTCTTGGTTGCTTGGAGAGATATCATCACATCTTTTCATAGAAATGGTGGTCGTTTGCAACATGGTTTTCCTCGTTTTCATTTTTACGAGGGAGCATGATAGAAAATACCCGCACCCAATTCATCAGGACTATAAAATCTAATAAATTTAAGTGATCAAGAAAAGCGGATATGTAAAACAGGCTTATCTATAAGATTATAAAATTTTCATTTTATTCCCTCTCTATAGATAAATATGACCCTGCTTTTAATTCCAATAGAAAAATAATATTTTGAAATTACTCATCCTCAAAATAAATATTGGTTTGCAATTAATCTTTTAAAAGCTAAGGATAAAATATGAAGAAGGCCAAACCCCATACGGTGGAGGTATGGAGAAATAAACTTTAAATCAGGCGGTTTTTTTCATGAGGTGGCTGAAAGAGTGATACAACTTTTGCATCGCCAGCGGTGACAGTACCGTCGTGAATGCGATGACGATGACCATGCCTGCATAAATCTCGTTGCTGAAGATTCCACTTTCTCTACCCAGTTCGGCGAAGATGAGTCCCACCTCACCGCGGGGGACCATGGCAGTGCCAATGATCCAGCGGATCGGCAACGATTCCTTAATAAACCAGGGGC includes these proteins:
- the atpF gene encoding F0F1 ATP synthase subunit B; protein product: MPQFEQVSVFGSLIFWSVISFALLFFLLKRFAFPPILEAIEMREKKIRTDIEDSEKLKEEAQKIKQELEETLKAAHGKAETIVQLAHDEAKKAQEKSLQETEAKVRQIQKDAEQEVQSSRNKLLQEIRSYTAALTIASTEKFLKKALNEDDKKRLVEESIEQVVQELEKRQRN
- the atpG gene encoding ATP synthase F1 subunit gamma, encoding MPNLKEIKRRIRSVKNTQQITKAMKLVSASKLRKAQQAILEARPYAIKMMDVLNHLAARCNSDLHPLLDVRDGNHHLYLVITSDKGLCGGFNANIIRKTSQHLENNAQNDNSLIIAGKKGNDVFRNRQVNISEEIIGWTKKFDYLKAQEIGENLASQFSGKKVDKVFMVYNEFKSVMQQEVIVEQLLPIVPENLEHKDDTFVVDYIYEPDEEAILDELLKRYMTVEVYRAFLESSASEHGARMTAMDSATRNAGEMIGSLTLTYNQARQAYITKELIEIVNGAEALKG
- the atpD gene encoding F0F1 ATP synthase subunit beta gives rise to the protein MNKGKIIQVMGPVVDVSFEDGVLPELYNAVKIERPGEGGENETLVCEVAQHLGDNAVRSVAMHSTDGLVRGMEVIDSGAPITVPVGEEVLGRILNVVGDPVDKKPPVESKANWSIHRDAPAFEEQDTKMEMLETGIKVIDLLEPYLKGGKTGLFGGAGVGKTVLIMELIRNIGAEHGGFSVFAGVGERTREGNDLYHEMVESDVIDKTALIYGQMTEPPGARMRVGLTGLTCAEYFRDEGGKDVLLFIDNVFRFSQAGSEVSALLGRIPSAVGYQPTLATEMGNMQERITSTKKGSITSVQAIYVPADDLTDPAPATTFSHLDATTVLNRRISELGIYPAVDPLDSTSRILDPEVLGDDHYNTARGVQQVLQRYKDLQDIIAILGMDELSEEDKQVVSRARKIQKYLSQPFFVAEVFTGSPGKYVKVQDTIEGFKHILEGRGDDISEQAFYMVGTLDEVHAKQKELDKKSA
- a CDS encoding F0F1 ATP synthase subunit epsilon translates to MSQKLILSIVTPEKHLVAEEVDQVNAPGTEGDLGILYDHAPILTNLRSGQLSYEKDGEKTALIVSGGYLEVTDNRVTILAETGEFLHEIDRERAERAHADAEKLLDQSDLSEEEFIEAQKKLFRAVARLEHFDNN
- a CDS encoding F0F1 ATP synthase subunit alpha, encoding MNLRADEISSLIQKQIEGFEEGIELKETGRVISVGDGIARIYGLGEAMSGELLEFPGGLAGMVLNLEEDNVGAVLLGRDEDIKEGDEVKRTGRIMEVPIGPELVGRVVDGLGQPIDGKGPVKTEKFGPIERVAPGVIDRKSVHEPMQTGIKAIDGMIPVGRGQRELIIGDRQTGKTAVAIDTIINQKGQNMFCIYVAVGQKRSTVARVVKSLEQHGAMEYTIVVSASASDPAPMQFIAPYAGCAMGEYFRDNGQHCLIVYDDLSKQAAAYRQLSLLLRRPPGREAYPGDVFFLHSRLLERSAKVSDELGAGSMTALPIIETQAGDVSAYIPTNVISITDGQIFLETDLFYSGVRPAINVGLSVSRVGGAAQIKGMKQVAGQLRLDLAQYREMAAFAQFGSDLDAATQAQLNRGERLVELLKQDQYKPLSAVQQIVSIFSGVRGLIDDIPVADVKKFENGLLNFMEDKHQALLNKIEEAKKLDDDSEAQLKAAIEEFKGLFKS
- the atpH gene encoding ATP synthase F1 subunit delta is translated as MLENQVGKRYAEALSGNISDTGTLEKALENLRSFNEAMFTEPELARFFEHPSISSEKKQNVVKEICDRLEVDEKVTNMMTLLNERGKVLFLGKIVEYFEQVVDRRLNQTRVQVTSAHPLTTENIDRLKTALNKILGKTILIDTEVDESLIGGIMLRIGDQVADDTIRNRLEILKRTIEKEEVA
- the atpE gene encoding ATP synthase F0 subunit C, with amino-acid sequence MGSEAAALIGMGLCAAGFFGAALGIAYIFAKTIETVGRQPNAEARVAKYCWIGFALVEAIALYALVIAFIIMP
- a CDS encoding KamA family protein; the protein is MLQTTTISMKRCDDISPSNQELDKISIDPKSHNLLKQLLQENPDLDKIMKKTKNEIEALEEVRNWIMGVLEENPEALDFYKKEYVDRKTFESIKWPDYASIRLLDYINNAGREFEDLNLRGEIAINNPIKMVWLAARHGIGGAKPYFFEDMIYLFRQLRGEMAHQPPTRNMIEKWMDRWPSGLDSRIVQLREENKERILKIIIAKMENGEISSRSFKFEPGLSPEEKYSTAMKWWNDSHFHLNFAIRSPGLLNEMLGYSLDPDTMQILKSAKNAGVPFFVNPYYLSLLHIKAPYFAIGADLAIRDYVIYSKQLVEEFGNIVAWEKEDKVEPGKPNAAGWLLPTHNNVHRRYPEVAILIPDTVGRACGGLCQSCQRMYDFQSGRLNFDLNKLQPKKTWPEKLKCLMDYFENDSQLRDILITGGDALMSSDKSLHEVLEAIYQMATRKKEANKSRNEGDKYAEIVRVRLGTRLPVYIPQRITNKLVKILAEFKSKASKIGITQFFVQTHFECPMEVTPEAREGIRKLISAGWTLTNQHVLTTASSRRGHTAKLRKILNKIGVLGYYTFSTKGYMENQHNFATNARAVQEQMEEKVFGLLPEKTKSKIHQFSLEAENMVKNIEKLRCSANLPFLSTDRNILNLPGIGKSLSFRVIGITRYGRRILEFEHDANRLHSPIINKMGKVIIIESKSISEYLKNLEEMGEDVSEYTSIWGYSIGRTEPRMPVYEYPEYQFKATSKFTNLEPDSPN